One Candidatus Omnitrophota bacterium genomic window, CCAACCCCACCCCATACTCATCTTCTTTTGGTAAATCAATTTTATTCTCCCGGCTAACCTTAAGGAAAAAATCGTGCGGTATCTGGATTAATATCCCCGCGCCGTCGCCTGTTTTAGGATCTGCCCCGGTTGCTCCGCGATGAGATAGGCGCTTAAGCACCTCCAAGCCCTGCCTGATAATATCATAGGACTTTTCACCTTTGATATTACAGACAAAACCTACGCCGCAGGAATCATGCTCGAAGCGCGGGTCATATAGCCCTTGTTTTTGCGGTAGACGGTTATATTCCATAGCTATATCTTCCATTTGTTAGGCTCAATACCTAATTTTTTAATCTTGGCGCGCATGGTATTACGATTAATCCCTAAAATCTTGGCTGCCTTAAGCTGGTTGCCATATGTACGCTCTAACGCGTGTTCAATCAACGGCTTCTCAATTGTTTCCAAAACATATTTATATAAAAAGCCCTGTTTTTCTTTATAAAGTGAATCTTCTAACTGAATAATCTTATTCTCCGTAATATCCATAGTGCAGAAAATTATATCTGCGGAAAATCTGTTAAGACTACTTGCTCGAAAGAGAGATTTTCCTTGCCTAAAATTTAATCACATAAAAACAAATTTTTGCCCCGTAAGGATTTTGCGGGGCAAAATTCAATATTAGATATCGAAATAAAGATAAAACTCGTATGGATGCGGCCGCATCCTCACCGGGTCTATTTCTTTTTTACGCTTAAATTCTAACCATACGTCAATTACGTCTTTGGTGAATACGCCGCCCTTCAAGAGGTA contains:
- a CDS encoding helix-turn-helix domain-containing protein, which gives rise to MDITENKIIQLEDSLYKEKQGFLYKYVLETIEKPLIEHALERTYGNQLKAAKILGINRNTMRAKIKKLGIEPNKWKI